A segment of the Mycobacterium intracellulare ATCC 13950 genome:
GCCGCCCTCATCCGCGACGAAATGATGGGGCGCACCAAGTTCTGGGAAGAGCCGCTCAATGTCATCGACACCCTGGATGTCGGCGTGCGCAGCAGCTACGTCGCCACCGTCTATGCCGCACCCCTGATGCTCCCGCAGCGACGCGGCCTGGTGGCCTTCACCTCCTCGTCGGGCTCGGTGCACTATGCCTTCGGACCCGCCTACGGAGTGCCGAAAGCCGCCGTCGACAAGATGGCCGCCGACATGGCCGTCGACTTCAAAGACACTGGGATCACGACGGTATCGATCTGGATGGGATCGCTGCTCACCGACCGCGTCCGCGCCATCATCGCCAACAACCCCGAGAAATTCGGGCACATCCTCGACAGCGCCGAAACACCCGAGCTCACCGGACATGTGATCTGGGCGCTCTACAACGACCACCAATGCATCGAACTCAGCGGCCAGACGCTCATCGGCGCGGAACTGGCCGTCAAGTACGGCATCCACGATGAAGACGGCCGGCAACCACCCTCCTACCGCGACCTGTTTGACGTCCATCCACACACCCAGTGTGCGCACGTGATGCGCTAGCCCAAGCGGCACCGCGGTGTCGCTATGCAGTTGCGCTGCGCCCTGATTCGATCCGGCTTCCCTGGAGAAGTCCGCCCTGAACGCTACGGTGAACGCCGTTGGGCGGTCTTACGTTTCGGCGCTGGGGCCGGTTCGATCGAGTCCAGGTACTTCTCGAAGGCGTTGGTGACTTCCTTGTGGGCGGTCTTGACGCCGATGCCCTCTTCGAGGTTAAGGAACTTGGGCAGCCCGGAGATCAGCAGTTGCAGGGCGGGTAGCGAGAAGTGTCCACCCGGGCGTGCGCTCTTGCCGAATTTGGCGACGAGCGCATCGACCTGACGTTTGCGGTTGGCCTGGGTCACCGCGGCGATCTCGGCCTGGATGGATTTGCGGTGGTTGCCCAGAGCCATGAATTCCGTCATCAACGCGCCCGATGCCTCGGTACGGCTGAACTCCCACAATGCGCGGAGTGGATCATCGGGGCGCGATTCGAGCACTTTGTCGAGGAGCCGCCGGCTGCGTTCGGAATAGCGGCGGATCGCCGAGAGAAAAATGTCGTCGAGTGTCGGGAAGTAGTACTGGACCAGGCTGGGCGTGACCCCGGCGGCCGAGGCCAGGGCGCGGTAGGTCACGCTCGCGTATCCCTCGTCGAGCATCATTTTCTCGACATGGTCGAGCAGGGTGTCGCGGGTCTTGGACGTCTCGGCGCCCACACGCCGCGCGGATGCTGCCATGTTCTCCTCGTTCAGCCGGTTCGTTGTATTGTGACACCGGTGGCACGCTGTACAGGCGTACAGTGCCGGGCGATTCTGCGATTGCGGCGCGGGGGTCTTGCGCCGAAGGGGGGCGCCGTCGCCCGGTCACGTCAACCCGATCTCCCGCTGCATGCGGTGGCCGGCAACATCTCTCGGCAACTGGCCGCCGAAAATCTTCGCCAGACCCTTGCCAAGATCGCCGACCCGAGCTATATAAAAACTATGCCGCAAGGCATAGATAACCGATGCGAACAGACACCAGATGGGAGTGTTGGAGGTGACGACCATGTTGGTTCGTAGCGATCCGTTTCGTGACCTCGACCGCTTCACTCAGCAGCTATCGGGCACCGCGGCACGTCCGGCCGCGATGCCGATGGATGCCTGGCGCGACGGCGAGCAGTTCGTGGTCGAATTCGATCTGCCGGGAATCGATGAGCAGTCGCTGGACCTCGACATCGAGCGCAATGTGGTGACGGTGCGCGCCGAGCGCCCCGACGTCGATCCAAGCCGGGAGATGCTGGCAACCGAACGGGCGCGTGGGGTGTTCAGTCGGCAACTGGTGCTCGGCGACAATCTCGACACCGAACATATCGACGCGTGTTACGACGCCGGGGTACTGCGGTTACGTATCCCTGTGGCCGAGAAGGCCAAGCCACGCAAGATCGCGGTCGACCGCGGGGATAGGCAGCAGACCGCAATCAGCGCCTGATGGGCCGGTGCCATGCTGACAGAACGTGAGTTGGTGATGACGCACTGCGGCACCGGGACAGCGGCGCCCGGCACCGACGCCGAGGGATCACCAGGCCGGCAGACGGGGCTCTTGCCGGCCGATGATCCGGAGGTGGCGGTCCTGATTGCCGAGGTCGACGCCATCTTGTGCGCGGCGTCAGTCACCCTGCTTCGTCGGCCACCGGCGCCACCAGTGGCCGGGTGCGCCCTGCTTGGGCCCCGGTCACCTGGTCGGTCCTGGGAGGTATGCGCACCGCCATGGCGCGCGCCCGCGCCCAATGTGCGCGCCGTGCAGCGCAGCCCTCCGCGGCGACCGTCGGCCAAGCCCGGTAACACCAGGATGGAGAAAGGCAGGTGATGAGATCACAACGAGGATGAATGGGCCAGTCCGCCGGCCCGGGCAATTCCGTGGGCACTACCTCGATCCTGCACGGATGAGGTTCGGCCACTGCCATAGCCAGGCGACTCGTCCGGGGGCGGGCGGCCCACCCTCACAAAGCCAAACATGTTGACAGTCGGGGTTATTCATCAGTCGCGAAGGAGAGGGTAACCGTGATCGAACAAGCCATGCTCAACAGCCGTGCGCGCAGATACTTCGGTGCGTGGGACAGCTTTTTGCCGGTGGAGGCCGACCCCGCCGACTGGGCAGAACAGCAACTGTCGGTACCCCTGCCCGACGACGAATATCCCCATCTCGGTGGTGACCGCCGCGTCCTGATCTCGATGTCGGGCGGGGCCGACATCGACTGATATCGCATTGCGTTGAGGTCCAGCTTGTTTGAATCGGCAGGTTCCGTGCCTCACGACCTGGCCTGAGACTTGTTGTCCGGAGTGTGGCCGGCGTGTGACCCTCCCGCGACCGTGACGAAGGACGCTCATCACGTGACGGTAATCGCGGCGATCTGCGCGCTCACGACAGCGACGTGCATCGGCTACTACGTCGGCCGCCGTGCGCGCCCCACGCGGCCGAGCTGGAAGAAGCGCACCAGCAGGATCGCGCTGGGCAAGCTGGCGATCAACCTGGTCGCGGTGGTCACGGCACGCCGACTTCAGCAGAGCCTGCAGCTCGAGCGGATGTTCGCGAGTGGGCGAAGATCGAGACCGGTTGCCCCACTTGACCTTCTGCGGGGTAGCGTCGTGCGGATGCGGTCCTACTAGCCTGCCCGAAGCATGCACGCCGCATCGAACTCGCCACGACGAAGGAAGAGAGCTGGCATGGCTGCGCTGCAGGACAAGGTGGCATTGGTGACGGGCGCGTCGTCGGGACTGGGCGCGGAAACCGCCAAACTGTTCTCGCGGCAGGGCGCAACGGTTTTCGGCATCGGTCGCGACGCCGGACGCCTGGCCGGCGTCTTCGCCGACGTGGAACGCGGCCGCCACGCATCGGTGGACATCGCTTCGCCCCGGGCCTGCAGGGACGCGGTCGAGCAGTGCGTCAGCGAATTCGGCGGCTTAGACATTCTCGTCAACGTCGCCGGCAAACACCAGATGCGCCGCACGGAGTCGATGTCCGACGCCGACTGGGAGCAGGATGTCGCCGTCAACCTGAACGGCCCCTTCTTTCTCTGCCGGGCCGCGCTGCCCCACCTGCTGGAGCGAGGCGGAAACATCGTCAACGTCAGCTCGATCGCCGGTGTCGAGGGCCAGGCGTACTCGGCCGGCTACTGCGCCGCCAAGCATGGGCTGATCGGCCTTACCCGCGCGCTGGCCGTCGAATACACGGCGGATCGCCTGCGCGTCAACGCCGTGTGCCCGGGCGGGATGCTCACACCCCAAATCGAACAGTTCAGCGCCCCGGACAATCCGAACTACGACCTGATCATGCGCACGGCCTCCCCACGCGGCATGATGCAGCCGCTCGACGTCGCCAACGTGATCGCCTTCCTTGCCAGCGACGCCGCCGCGGCCATCCACGGCGCCGTCTATCGCGTCGACAACGGCAAGGGCGCCGGATAACGGTTGGGGCACGTTTCGGTCAACCGTCGACATGTCATGCGCCGCCACGGTTCTCGTGGCCGACAATTCGGGACATGAGGCAGTCGCGGGAGCCCGACGTTGGCGCGTGAGATCTCACGGCAGACGTTTCTGCGGGGCGCCGTCGGGGCGCTAGCCGCGGGGGCGGTGCTCGGCTCACCCCGTGCTTTCGCCGATCCCAGGCCGTCCGGGTGGGAAGGCCTTTCCACCGCGCTCGGCGGCAAGGTGCTGCTCCCGGACAGCCCCCAATTCGCCAGTGCCAAACAGGTTTTCAACACCAACTACAACGGGTCCACGCCGGCGGCCGTCGTCACCCCCACGTCGGCGGCCGACGTGCAGAAGGCGATGGCGTTCGCCGCCGCCCACAACCTCAAGGTCGCTCCGCGCAGTGGCGGGCACTCCTACATCGGAGCGTCGACCGCCAACGGGACCATGGTGCTCGATCTGCGCCAACTGCCCGGGGACGCCAACTACGACGCGGCCACGGGGCAGGTCACGGTGACGCCGGCCACCAGCCTCTACACGATGCACCGGACGCTTGCCGCGGCCGGCCGGGGCGTCCCGACGGGCACCTGCCCATCGGTCGGCGCCGCGGGGCACGCGCTGGGCGGCGGCCTGGGTGCCCAGTCCCGGCACGCGGGTCTGCTCTGCGACCAGCTGACATCGGCGTCGGTCGTGCTGCCCAACGGCCAGGCGGTCACCGCATCCGCGGCCAGCAACCCCGACCTGTTCTGGGCGCTGCGCGGCGGCGGTGGCGGCAACTTCGGTGTGACGACCTCGCTGACCTTCGCGACGTTCCCCACCAAGGACGTCGACGTCGTCAACCTCAACTTCCCGCCGGAGTCGTTCGCCCAGGTCCTCGTCGGATGGCAGAACTGGCTGCGCACCGCGGACCGAAACAGCTGGGCGCTGGCCGACGCCACCGTCGACGCGACGGGCACGCATTGCCGAATCATGGCGACCTCCCCGGCCGGATCCGGCAACAGCACGGCGGCGGCCATCACCCAGGCGGTCGGAATGCAGCCCTCCGGCACCGAGAACCACACCTTCAACTACATGGACCTGGTGAACTACCTGGCGGTCGGGAACCTCAACCCGTCACCGCTCGGCTACGTCGGCGGATCCGACGTCTTCGCCACCGTCAACGCGGGCGTCGCGCAGGGGATCGCCGCGGCGGTCAACGCCTTTCCCCGCGGCGCCGGGCGCATGTTGGCGATCATGCACGCGCTCGACGGCGCCCTTGCCACCGTGGCGCCGGGGGCGACGGCCTTTCCCTGGCGCCGGCAGTCGGCGCTGGTGCAGTGGTACGTCGAAACCGGCGATCCCGCGGCCGCGACGAATTGGCTCGGCACGGCACACCAAGCGGTGCAACAGTATTCGGTCGGCGGCTACGTGAACTACATCGAGGCCGGCCAGTCGCCGGCGCGCTATTTCGGCCCGAACCTGTCCCGGCTGAGCGCGGTGCGGCAAAAGTATGATCCCGGCCGGGTGATGTTCTCCGGGCTGAATTACTAGGCGGCGGGCAGGGCCCGCAAGTCGGTGATTAGACCAGCTTTGCACGGGGTACTTCCACTGCATCTGTGCGAATGAGGGGTTTGGTGAATGGCAGTGGAACACGGTCGCGCACGGTGCCCACGATGCATGGCATGGGCGCAGTACAGCTTTCTAGAGCGCGACGACAAGCTCGAGTATCAGGTCCGTTGCGATGCGTGCGGCAACCTCTACTCCGAAGTCACGACCGCGTCGACCGCCACGACGCCGGCCGCCTAGCCGCCCGACCTGCTGCGTTACGGAATTTAACCCTCGTGTAAAGTCGAGGACGCGAGCCAAGACGCCCCCAACCCGGAGTAGCGCCTAGTGCGCGCAAACGCCGTGCGGAACGCGTTGAAAGGGGCGGCGTGGACGACATTTTGGCGCGAGCCGGCATCTTCCAGGGCATTGCACCCGACGCGGTCGCCGCGTTGGCCCGCCACCTGCAGCACGTCTCCTTCCCGCGCAGGCGCACCGTCTTCGTCGAGGGCGAGGCGGGCGACGACCTCTTCGTGATCTTGGCGGGTTCGGTGAAGATCCGTCATCAGACCGCCGACGGCCGTGAAACCGTCTTCGCGGTGCTGGGCCCCGGCGACGTGTTCGGCGAGCTCGCACTGTTCGATCCGGGCCCGCGAACCTCGACGGTGATCACGCTGACCGAGGTGGAGACCGTCAGGATGGACCGCCACGCCCTGCGAACATGGATGGCCGAACGCCCCGAAATCGCGGAGCAGCTGCTACGGGTGCTGGCGCGTCGGCTCCGGCACACCAACAACACGCTGTGCGACTTGATCTTCACCGATGTGCCCGCCCGGGTCGCCAAGCAAATCCTCGATCTGGCAATGCGTTTCGGTACCAACAGCGGGGGACCGGTGCGCGTCGAGCATCACCTCACGCAAAAAGAGCTCGCTCAACTCGTCGGTTCCTCGCGCGAAACGGTCAACAAGGCGCTATCGGATTTCACCCAGCGCGGCTGGATCCGGCAGCAGGGCAAGGCCCTGATCATCGACCAGCCCGCGAAGCTGGCCCGCCGCGCACGGGCCTAGGTGATCGACCAGAATTCCAGCAGCGTCCGTAGCGTCGCGACCAGGGGAAGCGGCTGGTCCAGCATCGGGTGATGACCGGCTTCGGCCAGCTCGACAAACGGGCCCCTCAGCTGCAGGAGGGAGCGAATCCGTTCGGCCATGGCGGGCGGCACCAATCCGGCCTCGCAACGCAAATACCCTACGCGGCAGCGCATCGCGGCGAGCATGCTCTCCAGCGATTCCTCGTCAGCGGGCGTCGGATCGAGATACTCACCGCCGTAAATCGCCGGATCGAATTTCCAAACCCAGCCCCCGTCGGACTTGCGTACCGACTCCGCCGCGATATGCCGGCGGACATAGGGGAGGATCAACTCCTGCGACGGCACGGCCGTAAACCGGGCCAGGATCTCGTCTTTCGTCCGATATTCGGTGTGTTTGTGCCGGCGTAGGCGTTCTTCCTCCGGCGCACGCTCCCACAGCGGCGAATCGATCACCAACATGCTGTTGATCTGCCGGCTGTGGTGCATCGCCGTTGTGGATGCGACCCAACCGCCCATGCTGTGGCCGACGATGGTCGGCCTCCCGGCGGGGCCCGCGGCGGACGCGGCGGCCATCACTTCGCTCGCCCAGATCCGCAGGTCATAGTTGGCGCGCGACCCGCTGTCGCCATGGCCGGACAGATCCAGCGCAATCACCCGGTGGGTACGGGAAATGAACGGCGCGATGTGGTCCCACCAACCGGAGTGGGCTCCGCCGCCGTGGATCAGCACCACCGGCGGCTGGTCGGCGGCACCCCAAATGCGTAGGTGGATACGGCAGCCGTCGACATCGACCTCGCCGTGCTCGGGCTGTTGATCGAGTGCGGCAGTGAACCACGCCGGTGTAACGGGTAGCTGGCGCGAACGGGAGAACAGTTTGACCCTCCCTATTCGTGATGCAGGTCAGCCGCGCCGACGCCCCACTTTAACTGCAGCGGAACAATTTCGAAAGCATGCTCGCGCATCCACGGCGGCCCTGTGGGTGGCAGCGAATCATCGGAATGGACGCCAGGAGGGCCACCCATGTCCCAAAAGCTGTGCATAGATCCAACTTTCACCGTGTTGAGGTGCGTGCCGTTGTCCGGGAGGGACTGCGATCTCCACGGATCCCGCCGGTCGGCCGTGGCGGAAGCCGTATTATCATCGCCTTAATATTCTTACCATAACCTTAGATTTGCGGTATGCTGCTGCGGCATGGGTCACACCACAAACCGTGTGGGCTCCTCTGTTCACAGGCCTGTGCCGTGAACGCCTCGCGTGAGCACGCCGTTGTGCTAGGTGCGGGGATCGCGGGTCTGCTTGCCGCGCGGGTACTTTCGGATGTCTACGACTCGGTGTGCGTCATCGAGCGTGACAAGACTCTCGGCCTTCCCATTCACCGGAAGGGTGTGCCACAAGGGCGTCACATCCACAATTTCCTGAGCCGCGGCACGCAGGTGCTCGCCGAACTGTTTCCCGGGCTGATTGACGAGCTGGGCGCCGCCGGTGCGGTTGTCATCGACGACGGCGACTTGTCGCGGCTTTATGTGCGGGCGGGCCGCTACGAGCTCCAACGTGCGGGCACGTTGACCGATCCCACGGCGGTGACGTTGTGCCTGGCGACGCGACCTTTTGTGGAGTCCCATGTGCATCGACGCGTCGCGAATCTGCCCAACGTGCGGTTTCTCGAGGGCCATGAGGTGATCGAGCCGCTCACCGAGGCAAATGCCATTGCCGGCGTGCGAATAGTGCAGCACGACAACGGCACGCCGGGGGACCTGGCCGCCGATCTGGTCGTCGACGCGATGGGCCGGTCCGCCCGCACCCCGGCGTTTTTAGAGGGGATGGGCTACGGACGCCCGCCCGAGACGCGCTCCACCGCCATGCTGGGCTATTCCAGCCAACTGCTGAGCATCCCTAACGGATGCATCAACGAGCAGATGGTCGTGTTCAACCTCGGGCTCCGTGGCAAGCCCGGCGGGCTGCTGCTGGCCTGCGAGAACGACACCTGGATGTTCGCGGTCGCCCGCACCATCGACACGGGCGGGGCGCCACCCGATTTCGCCACCATGCTTGCGCTGGCCGAGGGTGCATTGCCCCCGGAAATCATGGACGGGCTACACCGCGCGCACCCGCTCGCGGACATTGCCACCTTCCGCAATCCCGCGGCGGTTTGGCGGCGCTACGACCACATGACGAGACTCCCCCGCGGACTGCTCGTCATCGGCGATGCGCTCTGCAGCCCTAACCCGGTGTACGGGCAAGGCATGACAATGGCGGCGCAGCAAGCGCTGGCACTGCGTGACTGCCTACGCGGCGGCGACGCCGACTTGGCCCAGCGCTTCTTCCTCATGGCGGCACGCGGCATCCGGCCGACATGGGCGATGAATCAGGCCAACGACCGCAACCGGTCGTCGAACCGCAAGCCTTCCCTGCAACGGTGGCTGCGGGGCCGTCTGGTCGGGGCGATGCTGAACGCCGCCGGCGACGACACCGCGGTCACCGAACGCCTGCTGCGGGTCACTCACCTCGTCGACCCACCGGTGCGGCTGCAGGACCCCACGTTGTTGCTTCGCGTCCTTCGAGCCAACTTGCGGCAACGATTCCGACGGGCGCAGCAGCATCGACACCATCGATTGCGGGAGGCATTGTGACGACCGGTGAGCGGCGGGCCGACGAAGACGCGATCCGCGGGCTGATCGATCAGCAGGTAAGGGGTTGGGCGGCAGGCGATCCCGACGCCTACGCCAGTGTCTTCACCGCGGATGCGGACTACGTCACCTTTCTGGGCGCCCACCATACGGGCCGCGACGCGATTGCGGCGTCGTACGCCCCGCTGTTCCGCAAGCTCCTCAAGGGCACCCGGCTACGGATCGACGTCGCCCAGCTCCGGTTTCTCACACCCGACGTGGCGCTGATTCACGCGAACGCGACGGTGGTGAGGCGGCGACGCAACCGGCGCAATGCCCGGGTGAACACCAGTGTCGCCGTGCGGACCGACGGGCGCTGGTTGCTCGCGTCTTCGCAAAACACCACGCATCGCCCGTTCGCAGAAGCCCTTATGGCCAGGTTCTTTTCCTGAAGGCCGCGACCATCGGCCGTCGTGCGGCTAGCCTTCTGTGGTCGTGAGGCTAAGAATGGCCACGCCCGAGGACGCGGGCGCCATCGTGGACATCTATCTGCCGTATGTGCGGGACACGGCCGTGTCCTTCGAGACGGTCGCCCCGAGCGTTCAGGAGATGCGGTCGAGGATGACCACCACGCTGGCAACGCTGCCCTGGCTGGTCGTCGCGGACAGTCGAGGCCCCAAGGGATACGCCTACGCAAGCCCACACCGGGCACGGGACGCCTACCGTTGGTGCGTCGATGTTTCGGTGTACCTCGACACATCCGTTCAGGGCCGGGGACATGGCCGCCGAATTTACACGGCGCTGCTGAATGTGCTTGCCGCACAGGGGCACATCAATGCCTATGCCGGCATCACGCTTCCCAACGCTGCCAGTGTCGGTCTGCACGAAGCCTTGGGCTTCACCCCGGTCGGCGTCTTTCGCGACGTGGGCTTCAAGCGACAAAGATGGTGGGATGTCGGCTGGTGGCATCGTCGCTTGGCCGACCCGCCCGCGTCCCCGCGCGAACCGAGGCCCTGGCCCGAACTGGCCGATCGGGCCGTCGACTCCGCGCTCGAGGGTAACGGCTCGCCTCAGGAGAGTTCACCACCATGACCGCCCTGTTGTGGGACCAGCACACGTGCCTGCCGCTCGCCACCGACGCCGACATCGGGCCGTTGAATCGTTACCAATTCGCCGGTGGCACGGTGCTTTCGGTCAACGCGGGATATTCACCACACAGCTTCGGCGACGCCGTGGCGCTGCTGGATCACTATCGTGCCGCGATCGACGACCACCCCGGCCTGGAATTGGCGGCCACCCTCGGTGAGGTAGACGCGGCGACCCAAGCCGGGCGCATCGCGGTCGTCTTCGACCTGGAAGATTCACGCCCGCTTGACGACGACCTGGAGAATCTGCGGAGGCTGGCGAACCTGGGAGTGCGCACCCTGTTGCCGACCTATAACAACGCCAACCGCGCGGGCAGCGGCTGCCTCGACCGCACCGACGGCGGCCTCACCGCCTGGGGCCGTGCGATCGTCGCGGAACTGAACACGGTCGGCATCGTTCCCGACGGGTCTCACTGCAGTGCGCGCACCGGTCTCGACATGTGCGAGGTATCGACCGGCCCGGTCATTTACAGCCACTCATGCATGCGCGCGTTGTGGGACCATCCCCGCAACATCACCGACGATCAGGCCAGGGCCTGCGCGCAGACGGGCGGTGTCATCGGCATCACCGGCGTCGGCATCTTCCTCGGACCCAACACGCCCACGCTGGAAGCGATGACACGGCACCTCGAATACGCCGTCGACCTCGTCGGCATCGAGCACGTCGGTATCAGCACCGACTTCTGTTTCGACGCCGCCGATTTCGCCAACGAGCTGCGCCGCAATCCCCACCTGTTCGACGCCAGCTACACCCGCTGGGGCCCGATCCAGTGGGTGCCGCCGGAAACCTTTGTGACACTCGGTGAGCACCTGCGGGGAAGGGGATGGAACGGTCGTGACATCCACGCGGTCCTCGGTGGCAACTTCTATCGGGTGGCCAAACAAGCCTGGCGCGCCTGAACAGGCCACCGGCGCATCACTTCACGGCAGTTCGACCTTGCTGGCCAGCCATCGGCCGTCCACCTTTTCCATCGTCATCTTTACCCTGCTGCGGTCCAGCTGAGGTGCCGGCGCCGCACCGTTGCTCACCGACTGATCCACGAACAGCACGACGTCCACCTTGTCCTCGGTCGCCGACTGGACCGCCGCGTCGACGACGTTGCCGTGCGCCGCCGCCTTGTTGTCGATGAGCGTTTGGCGCAGCTGGGCGCTGGATTTCGTGTACATGTCCTTGAACTCGCCGGTCGAGCCGTCGAGGACTTCGGCGAAGTTCTTGTCGATCGCGTTGGTGTCCACGCTGGTCAGCGCGAGGATGTATTTCTTTGCCGCAGTGAGTGCTTGGGCCGCCGCCACGTCCTTCTGGTGATGCTGGAACAGCAACCAGCCCTCGTATCCGGCGCCGGCGAGTACGACCGCCAGAATCAGAGCGGCCGCCCAACGAGCGACGTTGACGCGCCGGCCCTTTCGCTTGCTCGGACGCTGATCGTCTTCCCCGTCGGCGGAGCCCTCACCGGGGTCCGTGTCCGGGGAGGCGTCGGCCGGTGGACGGCTGACGTCGTCGTCCTCGGCCTCCGCCGCTTCCGTGTCTTCGGCAACTTCTGTGCCTTCTGCGGCGATGCGGAAGCGACTCACCAACCACGTCCGTGGGTTGCCGACTGTTCGTAGCGATGGGCGATGGTTCATCAGTTACATGCGCCGGAGTCACGCAGCGCGTTCGCCCAGCCGATGGCCGAGACGATATTCGCGTGGGTGACGCCCGACGGATCCTTTCTCTTGATGCTGTCGCTGATCCGGGACAACTGAAATGCCAAGTGGACCATGGATTCCCCGCCGTATAACGGCGAATAGGGGCCGAAGTTGTCGGGTTCGTTGGTGATGATCAGTGGCTTCACCCGCGGGCCCAGAAAGGCCGTCGACCGATCGATGTTGGCGACAACGGCATCGGCGTTCCGCTGCATGCCGCCGGTCGTGTAGTCGTCATGGTGGTCACCGAGGTGGCGATTGAAGTCGTTGATCTGGCCCATCAACGGATCGAATTGGGACTTGAACCATTGGCAGGAGTCGGACATTCCGCCGATCATCTCGGGGGTCACCCGAGAGGTGAACGTGTTGTAGGGCCAGACGTCGAAGTTCGGTGACCAATCGCTGGGCGCGGGCGTGAACGCCGGCTGCGGTGGGGGAGGTTCACCCGGATCGGCGTAGGCGGTGCCGGAAAGCACGACGGCGGTCGCGAGCAGCGCCTGGCCGGCACACACGATGCCTCCGCCCGCCTGTCGCAACCTCGCCAGAATCATCCGCGCCTTCCCCGAGAACACGATAACTCGCGACCGCTCTAACCAACCATTTAGTCGACAAATGTCCAGTAACATCTGTGGCCTGGAACGGGATCTTCTCGCGAAGTCGGCGTCGCGTCAAGGACCCGCTGGCAGGCGAAGATGCGAAGTGACCACGGGTCATAGCGGCACCAGGCGGGGCAATTTAGCGCCAAATCTGCACAAAGTGCAAAGTGAGATCTTTCGCATAGCCTGAATAGCGGTTAACATAGCCGCCCGTGGGGGCACAGCAAAGGTTCACCGATGAACAGCCGTACCGGCGAGTGACCGCGCCGAGGCGCATCCGGCGATGACCGCCCAGGACGATCGCCCGCTCACCGAGGATCGGGCGCCCGACAGTGTGGCCACCATCCAGGAGTGGTCCGCGGGCTATGTGGTGCGGCACCCCCTCGCCTCGCTGAACACACTGGGCGAGCAGTACATCCTCGCGGTCCGCACGGTCGAGTACTGCATGGTCGACCTGTTCACCGGCCGCTTCCAGTGGGCGGAGTTCGTGCGGCAGGGGGCCTTCATGGCGGCGACCGCCGTGCTGCCCACGGTCCTGGTGGCGCTGCCCATCGGGGTGACGCTGTCCATCCAGTTCGCCCTGCTGGCCAACCAGGTCGGCGCGACCTCGCTGGCGGGCGCCGCCAGTGGGCTCGCCGTGATCCGTCAGGCCGCCTCGCTGGTGGCCGCGGTGCTGATGGCATCGGCCGTCGGGTCCGCCATCACCGCGGACCTCGGGTCTCGGACCATGCGCGAAGAAACCGACGCCATG
Coding sequences within it:
- a CDS encoding SDR family NAD(P)-dependent oxidoreductase, giving the protein MSSAPCVAVVTGASRGAGAGIAHALGQHGATVYVTGRSENAGDAALPGTIHRTAEMVSAAGGQGIAVRVDHGDDEQVKALFTRIEQEQGRIDILVNNAALIRDEMMGRTKFWEEPLNVIDTLDVGVRSSYVATVYAAPLMLPQRRGLVAFTSSSGSVHYAFGPAYGVPKAAVDKMAADMAVDFKDTGITTVSIWMGSLLTDRVRAIIANNPEKFGHILDSAETPELTGHVIWALYNDHQCIELSGQTLIGAELAVKYGIHDEDGRQPPSYRDLFDVHPHTQCAHVMR
- a CDS encoding TetR/AcrR family transcriptional regulator, whose product is MAASARRVGAETSKTRDTLLDHVEKMMLDEGYASVTYRALASAAGVTPSLVQYYFPTLDDIFLSAIRRYSERSRRLLDKVLESRPDDPLRALWEFSRTEASGALMTEFMALGNHRKSIQAEIAAVTQANRKRQVDALVAKFGKSARPGGHFSLPALQLLISGLPKFLNLEEGIGVKTAHKEVTNAFEKYLDSIEPAPAPKRKTAQRRSP
- a CDS encoding Hsp20/alpha crystallin family protein yields the protein MLVRSDPFRDLDRFTQQLSGTAARPAAMPMDAWRDGEQFVVEFDLPGIDEQSLDLDIERNVVTVRAERPDVDPSREMLATERARGVFSRQLVLGDNLDTEHIDACYDAGVLRLRIPVAEKAKPRKIAVDRGDRQQTAISA
- a CDS encoding SDR family NAD(P)-dependent oxidoreductase; translated protein: MAALQDKVALVTGASSGLGAETAKLFSRQGATVFGIGRDAGRLAGVFADVERGRHASVDIASPRACRDAVEQCVSEFGGLDILVNVAGKHQMRRTESMSDADWEQDVAVNLNGPFFLCRAALPHLLERGGNIVNVSSIAGVEGQAYSAGYCAAKHGLIGLTRALAVEYTADRLRVNAVCPGGMLTPQIEQFSAPDNPNYDLIMRTASPRGMMQPLDVANVIAFLASDAAAAIHGAVYRVDNGKGAG
- a CDS encoding FAD-binding oxidoreductase, with amino-acid sequence MAREISRQTFLRGAVGALAAGAVLGSPRAFADPRPSGWEGLSTALGGKVLLPDSPQFASAKQVFNTNYNGSTPAAVVTPTSAADVQKAMAFAAAHNLKVAPRSGGHSYIGASTANGTMVLDLRQLPGDANYDAATGQVTVTPATSLYTMHRTLAAAGRGVPTGTCPSVGAAGHALGGGLGAQSRHAGLLCDQLTSASVVLPNGQAVTASAASNPDLFWALRGGGGGNFGVTTSLTFATFPTKDVDVVNLNFPPESFAQVLVGWQNWLRTADRNSWALADATVDATGTHCRIMATSPAGSGNSTAAAITQAVGMQPSGTENHTFNYMDLVNYLAVGNLNPSPLGYVGGSDVFATVNAGVAQGIAAAVNAFPRGAGRMLAIMHALDGALATVAPGATAFPWRRQSALVQWYVETGDPAAATNWLGTAHQAVQQYSVGGYVNYIEAGQSPARYFGPNLSRLSAVRQKYDPGRVMFSGLNY
- a CDS encoding Crp/Fnr family transcriptional regulator, whose translation is MDDILARAGIFQGIAPDAVAALARHLQHVSFPRRRTVFVEGEAGDDLFVILAGSVKIRHQTADGRETVFAVLGPGDVFGELALFDPGPRTSTVITLTEVETVRMDRHALRTWMAERPEIAEQLLRVLARRLRHTNNTLCDLIFTDVPARVAKQILDLAMRFGTNSGGPVRVEHHLTQKELAQLVGSSRETVNKALSDFTQRGWIRQQGKALIIDQPAKLARRARA
- a CDS encoding alpha/beta fold hydrolase, whose product is MFSRSRQLPVTPAWFTAALDQQPEHGEVDVDGCRIHLRIWGAADQPPVVLIHGGGAHSGWWDHIAPFISRTHRVIALDLSGHGDSGSRANYDLRIWASEVMAAASAAGPAGRPTIVGHSMGGWVASTTAMHHSRQINSMLVIDSPLWERAPEEERLRRHKHTEYRTKDEILARFTAVPSQELILPYVRRHIAAESVRKSDGGWVWKFDPAIYGGEYLDPTPADEESLESMLAAMRCRVGYLRCEAGLVPPAMAERIRSLLQLRGPFVELAEAGHHPMLDQPLPLVATLRTLLEFWSIT